The nucleotide window AGGATTTATCAGAGTACTTGTTAAGCATATGCACTAATGAAATTTGCAAAACACtaaggctaaaggacttatttccaccaaaAGTATATTGCATTctcaaattgatataatttaattattataaaattaaatactcatccttgaacggttaaaattaataagatttgttaagttttaaagataaaatcataaatttaattagtaatatattaaaaataaaaaattaaccatttccctcttaggttaaaaaattaataattttttttagaattaaactttgaaatattatattttttcttctgatgtttcttttttctttctttctccccTTCTAACGCCATCATTGACTAGCGTCTCTTTCCTTCTCTATTTGTTCCTATTTTTGGCGTCTTCTCCTCATCTTCATCCAGTGACGAAGGTGGGGAGAAAATGcttgaaatggaaaaagaaagggaaagagaCAGACGCTAAACTGTGACAATGCTGAAAAAGGGATggaacaaaagaaagaaatcttaaaggaaaaatgtaatatttcaaagtttaattatgaagaaaattgttagtttttaaatttatggggcaaatagataatattaacttattttattaattttaactatttataggtgggtatttaagttttcaataattaaaaggtatcaatttgagaatgcaataaactttgagtgggaataaatcctttggccaaacACTAATGACTTTTCAAATTATACTCACAATTTCATAGAGATAGTTTATCTGTGGCTTCTGCAGGACGGGTGGCCTCGTGAAATATTCTAAGCATGCACATGCATGCTTTCATGTAGCaataaaattaatgagaaattcGAGGCCTGCATACAAACATCCAATTGGAGAAATTAGTGTGCATGAATAATTGAGAAATTAGAATTCTAGGTAACTTTTGCCTCCTTACGAAGAAGACAAAACCATGAAGCTCATGAAACTCAGCACTAAGctttgaaaacattaaaaagcTTTGACCACCAAGTCATCAAATTCAGATAAAGCTAAAGTGCAGGACGTATAAAATTCAAGTTCTTGTGATTGTACGTTTCCCCGTTAACAAGTAAACGAAAGCATCCACATTTCATTAATCAGATGTTACTCCGATAATCTTGTAAATGGCCCCTCCTCGGTTGATCATTCATGAAGAGAGTTAGCAGGATCTCAGAGTCTTCATTGTTGGGACAGGCATATTCAGCGGAGTCACATGGTCTCTGAAGCAAGATTAATTAGGCTAGCCTATGCATGAATTATTAAAGACGGATATGTGCTAGGAATTGGTCTCATCAGTCCTCGCAAACatcaattcaataattcaacACAAATTAGACACATCTTTTCTCCACATGTGATTCCTTTGTCATGTTAGATCATTACAAGAATAAGacatgattaatttaaaacaacagatttaaaatttactttGTGGGCGTCACCATTAATCACCCTGGAATAGTTCTGCAgaactaaaaaaataagaagatgCCATGTTTCCACTTATTCTCCCTCTTGGAAAAATAATCCTACAGTGCCCTGAATATCACCAAAATAATGGTCTTCAGCATATAGACATTTAGGGTTACACTTCATCCTGATATAGCTAAAGCATTAAACTGTTATTCTTCTTCAGCATCTACTAAGAGATCCTGGTAATGGAACATAAACCAGCACTTGATGAAACTATATTGCTTATTATAACAAAAAGAGTCTACTAAATTCTACTGGCAAATCTTTATCTACAAACAAAAGTAATTAGAatgaaaaaattagaattagagCTTTAGAAAATGAgtataatttctttctttttatcgTTCTTCAGTcaaatataatgtatatataattaactagtactttgaattatagatttttataaTCTTGTTTGACATCCTTCTTTAATACTTTTGAAGTTAAGGACACAGCAGACCTGTGTTCACACTCAAGCTACATGCAGTGAAGCTCCAGGTAAGGTGTCCTATTATATTCTGCGCAGTGTTGGTGCAGAAGCGGAGCTGTGCCATTTCGAAGCTGGAAGAGGTGCAGGGCTGACCAAGTTCGAGCCGGACTTGGTGCCGCACGGGTGCCGTCATTGAGGGATCATGACTGAATTTAATACAAACtttcaaaataattcatttaatatattGGACAAGCTTAGAgaatattaatttctaaattatcGGGCAATGAAACCCTTTTGACTCTTATAATTCTGATAACTATTGATCGCTTAAATAAAATCATGGCTTTAATTTTATGTACAGATGGTTAGATGGTAAGTTGCAACGTAATAAGATGCTTCCAAAATAAACCTACTCTTTTATCAGCAAGTCTTGTAAATCAAATAAGAAGCTTATAATTAAGTTTACGACCCTTCACTTTTTTATGCGGGTACCAACCATTTTGAAATCCCTGTCAATTCTCTTGCATCCGTAAGAATTCTTTTCACACTGGAGTGACTTTTCAGTATTTATAGTATTAGGGTTCACATTAGGGGCTTTTCACAGTTTCTTTTTAGTCCACgttataattaaagattaatttaaattaaccaCATCTCAACTTCAGTGGAGTTGAGCCCGAGTTCGagtttactttaaaattattctatttcaaCTTATTCAAGAGAGTTGAAATCAAGTTCAAGCCCAAGATAAATTTTGTGCTTAATTcgatattataattaaacaaaaaatggttaaaataacactattttgatacatattagCTAAAACAATATGTTTTATTgattagtataaaaaaattttaagttagcAAGATTATTGAGTTGAACACCTTTAacacttgagtttgaattgaaaattttataatttttaagctcgagctcgaatttacaatttatttaaactaaacttattttaaactgttttaattgagtttgtttttaaaCTCAGACaagtttaacttaaatcaaggccaaacgactatttcccactaaaggtatgttgtaatgacaagttttcaccctttaactatggaaacaccaaacactcatcCATGactagttaaatttaacaaaactctaacgatggtaaaggtaaaatcgtcattttttctataatattaaaaataaactaaaatagaatcaacttttgcccccctaaactttaaaaactacaatttctcccagcctaagttttaaaaaatcgcagtttcatcctagggtttcgttttgaaatctctgacgacatctctagctccattgtcgacggcctctccctcccgaaacatcctctcctttcgacgatctctttcctcccatttggacgcccGATCCACGTCAAAGAAGccgtggaagatgaagaacttcgtcgggaaagacgaattcttcgtcttcccagtcgtcgtctgggaagacgatcatcttcccagacgaagacgagacgactcgtcgccctctgggaagacgagtcgtcttcatctgggaagacgatttctcttcccaaacgacGTCTCTCTACGTCGAAtaggttggggtggagttgagaggggtcgtcggtggaagagaaattgtcgggagggagagatggccggcgatggcaccggagaaagtgaaagggttcggaaactaaatcctaggggggaaaatgcgatttttttaaacttagcttaaagaaaaaatgttagtttttaaacttttagggggaaaaatgagattaaattttcatgggttagagtttcgttaaatttaactggtcatagataggtatttggtgttttcatagttaaagggtagaaacttgtcattacagcataccttggttgggaaatagtcgtttggccttaaatcaaacatttattgtAACCACTCATATAATACCGTGTAACTCTTAATAGACGGAATCAGTCAAATTCTACAAAATAAAGCCATGATGAAACCTTTACATCAATTGGACCAACTTCATTAGTAGAAAACGACCTCATGTTAACCTCTAAAAAAGACCACTGATTGTCATTTGTCCACACAATTTCTTCAAGCAACATACTTTCGAATTAATTTACGAAAGTGatgataattaattacatattaaactttaataattaattttttgaaattaattatgaCTACGTGGGACATAATAATTTTGCACAACTTAGAAAGAAAATCTGGAGGTAACTTGTACGCTTATATAGTAAGCTGCAAAGATTCAATTGGGCTTCTAATTCTATGATGTATCTAAATTAAGACTTGATTGGCTGAGAATACACTAAATTAATCTTCATTAAGAGTTCCACTAAGGTATCTTTGTTCGATTTTTTAAAATCGTTTGTGAAATCTATAAGAACTCAAGGCTTTTACGCAAACCCAggatatgatattttaaagcaattttaaattattaaatagaataacgtaattatttaattataaagtttCCAAAAGttagtaattaaataatatatttctgGAAATTCGGGTGTCAATTATGAAACTTTTCTTATATGGCATTCATTGAATCTTGATCATCCAGTAGTTTTATGACACAACAGCAAATTGGTTTTCAAGAAAGCCAAATTTCAACGCCACTTACTTGCAAATTATTAATTCAttgactaatatttttctttaaatcatGTTTTTCTAATTTACCCTATTTACCACCACTCCAAAATCAACTAAAACCTTGAAGTCAAGGTGGACTTGGTAATTGGGATTATGTCTTTTGGACTCCAGACTTCTACATCTTGGCCCATCTCTTAATTTACATAACATGTAGATAGGCCTTTTTATTTCTTGATGGCctaattattaaactttaaggCCCAACATTTGAGTTCTAAAGCAAAGCCCATGAAGAATAAAATTTCTTAGAGACATGCTTTATTTACAAACTCAGGATATTTCTCCCAGTTTATCTGGAAAAACATTATCAAGGCCATCAATTCTAAATGCTGATCTAAAATATTGTGTTCTGTCAGAATGTGGGCACTACGATCAGTAACAAATCTCTCTCCTTCTCTCactccttaaaaaaaaaaaaaaaattggggtTAGGGAGTCACAGAGTCAAACAGATTTGTGTGCTGCATAACATCTGATCGATCAATCAGATTTGTTTCCGTCCAAAAGATGAGAGAGAGGAGATTAACTGacttcaataattgaaaaagtggtaagaaaaaaaatgtaaatcttataaggaaaatagttattttttaaattttaaaggagaaattttttaatttttaaatttacgaaaaattaaataaatatataatttttttaaatatttttattaaataataattttatttttataataataataaaatttaacagataaataaatatataaaattttgaaaattaataaatagtaactTGGGTTTGCACCCAAggttggtgggaataagtcatttaaccttctttaattatttaaagataaacAGGATGCGAAATGATGCCTTTGAAGATGGTAGAAGGTTTCAGAAGACAGGAcaatataaagttatataatattaaaaggaTAACACAAGGCCCACCCCGAAAGAACCCGAGATTTCTTTAAGTTTCTCGAATCCTCCTCTTAATCCTATAAATAGTCTGCTCATCCCTCTTCGTTTTCATCCTGAAACCGATCAAAAGCTTCAATCTTTCTTCAATATTTAGCAAACATGTCACTCATTCCTAGCATTTTTGGTGGGCGAAGAACCAACGTGTTTGATCCCTTTTCTCTGGACATATGGGATCCATTTGATGGGTTCTTCACCTCAGCGGTGGCCAATGTGCCCTCTTCAGCTCGTGAAACATCGGCATTTGCTAATGCAAGAATCGACTGGAAGGAGACCCCAGAAGCTCACATTTTCAAAGCTGATCTTCCAGGGCTGAAAAAGGAAGAGGTgaaagttgaagttgaagaggGTAGAATTCTGCAGATAAGTGGAGAGAGAAGCAAAGAGCAAGAAGAGAAGAATGACAAGTGGCACCGCGTAGAGAGGAGCAGCGGGAAGTTCCTGAGGAGGTTTAGGTTGCCGGAGGATGCAAAGATGGAGCAAGTGAAAGCTAGCATGGAGGATGGAGTGCTCACTGTCACTGTTCCTaaggaggaggagaagaagCCTCAAGCTAAGGCCATTGAAATCTCTGgctaaagtaaataaaaatgcCTGTTCAGATGCAAACCATGAGTTTGTTTGCTtgcttgtttgtttgtttgtttgttttggaGTGATATCTCTGTGTGAGTACTGAGTGATTGCAAGAAGCTTAAAAgcaagtttttcaaataatgaatttgtgtgattttaaataactttaaaatgttCCATCTTcgtttttaattttgtctaatgCCTCTACAAATctcaaaacaaatttgaaattaatggcAAAAGAATTTCAGCCCCCTTAATCTAGAATTTCAGATGGAGATTTTCCTGCATAAACTGTCGACCCTCTCAAGATGCCAGCCCCAGTTTTGTTCCTATCTTTTTCtctaaattgtaaaataatttggaCTCTACTGTTATCTGTCTGAAGAAACCACACCATATAGaagttcattttaaaaatcCCTTAAAGATGTAAGATAAAGATGAATAATATGTCTTCCCCAAGTGCAGTAAGAGAAACATGAAATATAACATATTGACAAAAATAAACTAAGAAAAT belongs to Mangifera indica cultivar Alphonso chromosome 2, CATAS_Mindica_2.1, whole genome shotgun sequence and includes:
- the LOC123208933 gene encoding 18.1 kDa class I heat shock protein-like, whose translation is MSLIPSIFGGRRTNVFDPFSLDIWDPFDGFFTSAVANVPSSARETSAFANARIDWKETPEAHIFKADLPGLKKEEVKVEVEEGRILQISGERSKEQEEKNDKWHRVERSSGKFLRRFRLPEDAKMEQVKASMEDGVLTVTVPKEEEKKPQAKAIEISG